The following coding sequences lie in one Myxococcus xanthus genomic window:
- a CDS encoding RNA polymerase sigma factor yields MVSLPSDVLEQLREDLARAVARVCPPRMADRRDDLVQTAMMRVMELQRREPDCSRLTSAYLYRVAYTALVDELRNVSRRREVQLEEVESLPEPPVASGDPEKAAGGSQIAQAVRDCLRKLVQDRRLAVTLYLQGHSVPESARLLGWDDKRTENLIYRGLAALRLCLSTKGFEP; encoded by the coding sequence ATGGTCTCTCTCCCCTCGGACGTGCTGGAGCAACTGCGAGAGGACCTGGCCCGTGCGGTGGCCCGGGTGTGTCCGCCCCGGATGGCCGATCGCCGCGATGACCTGGTGCAGACGGCCATGATGCGCGTCATGGAGTTGCAGCGGCGAGAGCCGGACTGCAGCCGGTTGACCTCCGCCTACCTGTACCGCGTCGCCTACACGGCGCTGGTGGATGAGTTGCGCAATGTGTCACGCCGCCGTGAGGTCCAACTGGAAGAGGTGGAGTCGCTGCCCGAGCCGCCGGTGGCATCGGGCGACCCGGAGAAGGCAGCGGGCGGCTCCCAGATTGCCCAGGCCGTGCGCGACTGTCTGCGCAAGCTGGTCCAGGACCGCCGGCTGGCGGTGACGCTGTACCTGCAGGGCCACAGCGTGCCGGAGTCCGCGCGGTTGTTGGGCTGGGACGACAAGCGCACCGAGAACCTCATCTACCGGGGCCTGGCCGCGCTGCGCCTGTGCCTCTCCACGAAGGGATTCGAGCCATGA